The following are from one region of the Pseudodesulfovibrio piezophilus C1TLV30 genome:
- a CDS encoding YagK/YfjJ domain-containing protein: MYTHDTTTSILNQNYRIDLWLSLYSLIMFAIDDMPKCLMFRLTLTHPENIPYALDNMRITRFMDSFKHSMGRYKLKLLYFWAKEFSKLSYVGNFHYHVWVVLNGQDVRNPFTLRHRVQHLWGLSLGDCTKAYGHIDAMNVPGSYTRHGIMVRKSSHDFNYLMWHVWDQAQYLAKKESKIHYPFKGDAYGGSQVPQRSKAEALLKLFEIMPGR; encoded by the coding sequence ATGTATACACACGACACAACAACTTCAATACTCAACCAGAACTATCGCATTGATCTTTGGTTGTCGCTTTACTCATTGATTATGTTCGCCATAGACGACATGCCCAAATGCCTAATGTTCAGACTAACGCTCACTCACCCAGAGAACATACCTTATGCCCTTGATAACATGAGGATTACTCGCTTTATGGATTCCTTCAAGCATTCCATGGGACGGTACAAGCTTAAATTGCTCTATTTTTGGGCTAAGGAATTCAGCAAGCTCTCATACGTGGGTAATTTTCATTATCACGTATGGGTAGTCTTAAATGGGCAAGATGTCAGAAACCCTTTTACTTTGCGCCATAGAGTTCAGCATTTGTGGGGACTTTCCCTTGGAGACTGCACCAAGGCATATGGTCATATTGATGCTATGAATGTACCCGGATCATACACTCGCCATGGAATTATGGTTCGGAAAAGCAGCCATGATTTCAATTACCTCATGTGGCATGTCTGGGATCAGGCACAGTACCTGGCTAAAAAAGAATCGAAAATACACTACCCGTTTAAGGGAGACGCGTATGGCGGGTCGCAGGTTCCGCAAAGAAGCAAAGCCGAAGCTCTGCTGAAACTGTTTGAAATTATGCCTGGACGATAA
- a CDS encoding YfjI family protein, with product MLDSEPEWKFKGVGPNRIPIIEQDPPIPAPLVNYNHGSSFSLSQTDAIKVNLAQHNEEKALRQAEKERLTFALEDQENLDKSRWHAWIKTVQIFPLAQRQVVDFLAPIEALPGRARKWVEDLSKAFAVHPGILVALLLGFVSILLRGQFKVMRHKNHTELVTLYLLIMMLSGKMKSPLMEEVLRPIMAIEKRLQGSFFENKELLETTERLIKKRIRTLENAAAKEGDLEVAAQEILELQKSIPAKQYLPVLLTFKFTPEGLEKEAAKQNGKIAIAAAELGSLKKIPANRDDFLLQAYGGESFSSTKAGEPVRIENPSVTILIATQDGTAVKLLSEEALQDDGLVARFLCLLPPELYSPAVGGGTSEVPTSSTKWLEETANKLFEASSATDEGIMLHFEDQALQGWHGLEAHAKAEAANDVNPPVLQAFYRKLAGTCLRLIAIIHILRCCENGEPYETLITKESVSAGMQLAWFFEQHTKVALNLKAKDKLDRAHAILEYLVERGEYEVNVREIYRAKHWKREETLPALKLLQAHGYMVIYKSGASRTCIINPHLFHMA from the coding sequence ATGTTAGATTCTGAACCTGAATGGAAGTTCAAAGGTGTGGGGCCCAACAGGATCCCCATAATTGAGCAGGACCCGCCAATACCGGCTCCACTAGTTAACTACAATCATGGAAGCTCTTTCTCTCTTTCACAAACCGACGCAATCAAAGTTAACCTCGCGCAACACAACGAGGAAAAGGCTCTGAGGCAAGCGGAAAAAGAAAGACTGACCTTTGCCCTAGAGGACCAAGAAAACTTGGACAAGAGCAGATGGCACGCATGGATCAAAACTGTGCAAATCTTCCCTCTCGCCCAAAGGCAAGTTGTAGACTTCCTTGCCCCGATTGAAGCTCTCCCAGGCCGTGCCCGAAAATGGGTCGAGGACTTATCCAAAGCGTTCGCTGTGCATCCGGGGATACTGGTTGCTTTGCTGTTAGGTTTTGTCAGCATCTTGCTGCGAGGACAGTTCAAAGTGATGCGGCACAAAAACCACACTGAACTTGTAACTCTCTACCTTTTGATAATGATGCTGTCTGGCAAGATGAAGTCTCCGCTCATGGAAGAAGTTCTGAGGCCAATTATGGCAATCGAAAAAAGGCTTCAAGGGTCCTTTTTCGAGAATAAAGAGCTTCTCGAAACCACTGAAAGGCTTATCAAAAAACGTATCCGAACCTTAGAGAATGCCGCAGCAAAGGAAGGCGATTTAGAGGTTGCGGCTCAAGAAATCCTCGAACTTCAAAAATCCATACCAGCCAAACAGTATTTGCCGGTTTTGCTTACCTTCAAGTTTACACCTGAGGGGTTGGAAAAAGAAGCGGCCAAGCAAAATGGTAAAATTGCGATTGCAGCCGCCGAGCTTGGATCGCTTAAGAAGATCCCTGCCAATAGAGACGACTTCCTTTTGCAAGCGTATGGCGGAGAATCATTTTCCAGCACCAAGGCAGGAGAGCCTGTTCGGATCGAGAATCCGTCAGTGACAATCCTGATAGCGACTCAAGATGGCACAGCCGTCAAGCTGCTCAGCGAAGAAGCCCTCCAAGATGATGGATTAGTCGCCCGTTTTCTGTGCTTGTTGCCACCAGAGCTTTATTCGCCTGCAGTCGGTGGCGGAACTTCCGAAGTACCTACCAGCAGTACGAAGTGGCTTGAAGAGACCGCCAACAAGCTGTTCGAAGCCTCTAGTGCGACGGATGAAGGCATCATGCTTCACTTTGAGGACCAAGCTCTTCAGGGTTGGCATGGACTTGAAGCGCACGCAAAGGCTGAGGCGGCAAACGATGTGAACCCGCCAGTCCTTCAGGCCTTTTATCGAAAGTTGGCCGGTACGTGTCTCAGGTTGATCGCGATCATCCATATTCTCAGGTGTTGTGAGAACGGAGAGCCCTACGAGACCCTTATAACTAAAGAGTCCGTTAGCGCCGGGATGCAACTGGCATGGTTCTTCGAACAGCACACCAAGGTTGCCCTTAACCTTAAGGCGAAAGACAAGTTGGACCGCGCACACGCGATTCTCGAATACTTGGTGGAAAGAGGCGAGTATGAGGTCAACGTGCGGGAGATATATCGGGCGAAGCACTGGAAGAGGGAGGAAACCCTTCCGGCGCTGAAGCTCCTACAGGCCCACGGCTATATGGTAATCTACAAAAGTGGCGCTAGTCGGACCTGCATCATCAACCCTCATTTGTTTCATATGGCATAG
- a CDS encoding RHS repeat domain-containing protein, whose amino-acid sequence MKVEKPDAEVVFDFTHDENGQRAVKYANGQLVEGYEWLDLNRLAGFHDGDVGYRFSYDEDAHTPNAMQDEYGGMAILHYDQVGSLRVVADESGNVIKEILYDPFGGILNDSNPDLHIPIGFAGGLHDRDLGFVRFSWRDYNTYTGRWTAPDPMGDAGGDPDWYGYCLNDPVNGIDPNGLFGFLIPFMTGMAGATALGSAGSYVAAKAADWFGGKTDKNYGKDKPTATEGVHNAMDKVININSGIVGAAGAASGAAALPRVAGAVLQHPDKIAAGSKGAYDFISSFALEGPPEPSLPGYVGIGMSEAYKWYKRNKGK is encoded by the coding sequence ATGAAAGTTGAGAAGCCGGATGCCGAGGTTGTTTTCGATTTTACTCATGATGAGAATGGGCAGCGTGCGGTCAAATATGCCAATGGGCAGCTGGTTGAAGGCTATGAGTGGCTTGACTTGAATCGGCTTGCAGGGTTTCATGATGGTGATGTCGGCTATCGTTTTTCTTACGATGAAGATGCGCATACTCCCAATGCCATGCAGGATGAATATGGAGGGATGGCTATTCTGCACTATGATCAGGTCGGCTCACTGCGAGTGGTCGCCGACGAATCTGGTAACGTGATAAAAGAAATACTCTACGATCCCTTCGGTGGTATTCTCAACGATTCCAATCCAGACCTCCATATTCCCATTGGCTTCGCAGGCGGGCTGCATGATCGGGATTTGGGCTTTGTCCGTTTTAGCTGGCGGGATTACAATACCTATACCGGGCGTTGGACCGCACCTGATCCCATGGGTGATGCAGGCGGCGATCCGGATTGGTATGGATATTGTCTGAATGATCCTGTGAATGGTATAGATCCAAATGGATTATTTGGATTTTTGATTCCTTTTATGACAGGTATGGCTGGGGCCACGGCCTTAGGTTCTGCGGGGTCATACGTCGCGGCAAAGGCCGCAGATTGGTTTGGAGGAAAGACCGACAAGAATTATGGTAAGGACAAGCCAACGGCTACTGAAGGTGTTCATAATGCCATGGATAAGGTTATAAATATCAATTCCGGTATTGTCGGTGCAGCAGGCGCTGCGTCGGGGGCAGCTGCTCTTCCTCGTGTCGCAGGAGCTGTCTTGCAGCATCCGGACAAGATTGCGGCTGGGAGCAAGGGCGCTTATGATTTCATATCAAGTTTTGCATTAGAAGGACCTCCTGAACCCTCTCTTCCTGGTTATGTGGGAATAGGTATGAGCGAAGCCTATAAATGGTACAAAAGGAATAAAGGGAAATAA